AACATCAACTATACAAACGTCTGCAACGTCTATTGCAAGTTCTGCGCGTTTTACCGCACTGAGAAGGACCACGACGCGTATGTGATTTCAATGGATGAGCTCGATCAGAAAATCGATGAAACGATTGCTTTGGGAGGGACGCAGATTCTCATGCAGGGCGGGCATCATCCGAAGCTGACCAAGCAGTGGTACCTGGATCTGCTGTCACACATTCGGAATAAGTTCCCGCAGGTCAATATCCACGGGTTCAGCCCGAGCGAATTCATCCATTTCCGCGAAGTTTTTGGTGAGCCATTGGAGAAAATCATCAGCGACTTTCGTGCTGCAGGACTGGGATCCATCCCAGGAGGCGGCGGCGAGATCCTTGTCGATCGTGTGCGCAAACGCATTTCACCTCTGAAGGCGATGAGCGATGACTGGCTTGAGGTGATGGATATCGCGCATCAACTTGGCCTCAGTTCGTCGGCCACGATGATGTTCGGCCACGTGGAAACGATGCAGGATCGAATCGAGCACCTCGACCGGCTGCGCCAGCAGCAGGACAACTCACAGCAGCGGCAGGCGCAATCCGGGCACGAGGGACAGTGCGCCGCGTTCACCGCGTTCATAGCGTGGACGTTTCAGGCGGAGCACACCAAGCTCAAGGCGCCCACGGCAGGCGCACACGAATATCTGAAGACTCAGGCGCTCT
Above is a window of Verrucomicrobiia bacterium DNA encoding:
- the mqnC gene encoding cyclic dehypoxanthinyl futalosine synthase, producing the protein MIHDASLDELLQKVWDGGRISQAEALRLSSLPLEELGALADRRRQLARATAYDGRGNDIVTYIVDRNINYTNVCNVYCKFCAFYRTEKDHDAYVISMDELDQKIDETIALGGTQILMQGGHHPKLTKQWYLDLLSHIRNKFPQVNIHGFSPSEFIHFREVFGEPLEKIISDFRAAGLGSIPGGGGEILVDRVRKRISPLKAMSDDWLEVMDIAHQLGLSSSATMMFGHVETMQDRIEHLDRLRQQQDNSQQRQAQSGHEGQCAAFTAFIAWTFQAEHTKLKAPTAGAHEYLKTQALSRIYLDNFPSVQSSWVTQGLEIGQVALKFGANDLGSIMIEENVVSQAGTTFRMTVPDMQRLIRDAGYEPRQRDNWYRLL